The DNA segment TCGATAACGAAAGTAAAACATGTTCGAAAGTGTACATTCTCTTGATGAGTGTACGCCGAATTCAATTATGAGTACGATATTCGTGTGTATTTCATAAATTTCACTATTCTCGTCACTGATTATCTCTATGAGCTTAGTGTAGACATTTCACAACCTCCGCGCTTAGCGAGTTAATATGCTGATGTCATTATGAAattgatgtttataaaaacagaaatgttattattgttttaaggtATAACTTAGGTACTTACTGTTTGGTATCAATATAGATgcgaaaataaactttattttgtatatatataccttcGTTTTTCGTACAAACACGCCacgaaatattgtttattgcaGTCGATATCTCGGTTAACTTTTCTATACTGTTTTGTATTCCGCGTTCTCCATTCGAAATATAAACAtccttaaaatactttataattgtgTAATTTCGTAGTAGTTATGTGCcagtttatttaatacatataaacttaaatatgaaatactcGAGCAGAGAGTGGAGCTATTCAATTTATATCGTTTTATCGTTATCGttcatatataaacaaacacaatATAACATTTTGATATAGTCCTCATATTATGGATTGCTGTTTACGGTGCTTTACACCGcacagatataaataatatattcttaaatacttTGTTGACAAGTTACGGTAATTAAACAAGTGAATaattaagcaaaaaataattaataagggCAACAAATGTTCTGACAAGTTTTTAATCGACAATTCAGATTCAAGATGATAAATATAACGTGTAAATTTATACCTGTTCCGCTGAAAAAACAAAAGATACAAATCAAATTACTCTCAACTAATTACTTATTCAGCTTACATGCCAAAAATGTAAGTCTTGAAATCTAGTTTAAATATAGTTACTAAACAACAGTTCTATCGGCGTCGAAGCAGAACTCACTAAAGTCAGGCCGCTGAGAAAATCAGAATGCGTTCTTGGCATCTGGCAGTTGGTCATAATAGCTAGTCTACAAAACAATAGTAAACAGTTGAAATAACCTTGTAACATCGcagtacgattttttttataattgaatttagcacagaattattatatttacatgtcATAATTATAGTTCTTAAACTTAAACATTTATATGACaaacgatattaatatttttatcgtaaattcTCACCACTACAAAGTTATATCATCCATTCTATCACGGAATTGCGGCATAGTGGAACGACGATTTGAACTAGGTACCTGccgtacgggatggatgcgggctgcccaagatcgggatggttggcgttctatgcaggctttcgtccagcagtggacggcgataAGCTGATATATATCACGGaattagataataattaatcgaGATCTTGAATCTATGTATTCATAATGTATTCGAGAATAGATGGCTATTTGAATGACGGCGCAGTTGTTGTCAGAACATTGTCAGTTTTACTGTATTTGTACTTTTATAAGTAGATAAGTACTTAGTTacgtggaatagtgttgtattataaataaagataaaatattaatcaagaactgtttgcagTCCACAGTATAGCAGAGCAGTAATAAATAGCAAGGAATACGTAAATCAAAGATTTTTTGACACTTTCTTCGATTGCAATGAGCCACAGTGGCTAACTTATGAGGCTGCAGAGGCTCAtatgtcaattataaattataatggtaAATTAAAAGCTATTAGGCTTTTATATCAAGGAATTATCAGTAGCAGCTTGGAGTTAAGAACATGTCAGTGTTACACTCCCATCCCTCAGTCAGCACGTAAAGTCAAGCCCTCTGTATTCCCTTAACGTCACGACTTAACAGCAATGCAAAATATATCGTTGGCTGTTCGTGTCGATAAGTATACAAAAGCAACGCTTTAAAACCTTGTATTCGAGGAAAATCATTTTAAACAGACAATATGACGATAAACTGTACGACGTTTTGTTGCctcatatatatttgtacattacAATACATTTGAAGGTGGCAGAGCTGAAAGAATCTAAGTGACAGATAAAAATAGTTGCAATGACATTATTGGATAAGGAGCTCACACAATGCTCTTAcagaaagtaatatataaatttgtttttgggACTTAAACCCTTCTAGTTGCTAGTACCTTCAcgttatattttatgaacataAACAATGACACATAACTCATAAAGATTTACAGTTCTATGTTATTTCTATTGAAGCTAAGTTGTAAAATGCGAGTTTACAGAGAATATAGATGATGAGTGAATTAGAATTACtgtatacataacaataaataaaatttattaaatgaaaatatgacCACCATAACAACACAATAACACACCCGCTAATTTTCCTGATAACTGCACTAACTGGTGGTGTAGACACAGAATCAGAGGAAGTTactctaaaataatttaaaagtaagtttgttCGTTGTTGGATTAGCTCAGAACATTCTATCAGATCCTTTATCAGAATCTGCTAGGATGCTCCTGGAATTTTAtctaatagcaataaataataagtgatgttacaaaatatagaagGGGCAATGGGACTGACGTGCCTGTGTAGGTCAAAagtccctaaattaaataaagaaaaaaaaaactagcggtaAGTTTATTGCTTTAACTTTTTTCCCCTTGTCAAAAGTAGGAACCAATTGGAAGTTGAcaccaattttttttcatttcacttTCTATCtcatattttcaaacaaattaatGTACTCCGATTCTTTGATAAAACGTGCCCGATTCATGGACCGACAGGCTGATAACTGATTGTTTGCTATTATTGAACGATTTTCgctagtttaatataataataattcttcatATAATTGTATCTCTCTATGTTGTTCATACCTTTGGTGTATCGTTTCTATAATTTGGATTAACTTTATTACAGACAGCATCGCAATCACACACAAGGTATACTTTTTGgttataattcaaaacaaaaaatgtaatcacATCATAAAAACATcggtacattttatatttgtaaaatttgtaaccaaaaaatttaaaaagcctTATCTATACCTGCctttttaaaaaacctaatACTTCGATTTGACTCGCATGTAatccaaaattaataaaattatgcgTTTTTAATTTCTGTTGAAAAAGTCGCAGTTGCAgttgttgaaatatattatatctgctCCAGCGATAGGTATTAAGATCTAGGTGATAATGAGCCTCGCGTGAGTGGGACATTATCATTGATGACGtgataaacttatatataagctGATTTGCATTTGTTCACTCCTAGCCGCTCAAAAGCAACTCCAAGCActccaagccgagatggcttagtggttcgaacgcgtgaatcttaaccgatgatcgtaggttcaaacccgggcaagcaccactgaattttcatgtgcttaatttgtgtttataattcatctcgtgcttgacggtgaagtaaaacatcgtgaggaaacctgcatgtgtttaatttcattgaaatcctgccacatgtgcattctaccaacccgcattgcggcagcttggtggaataagctccaaaccttttcctcaaaagggggaggaggccttagcccacacACAGATTAGTTCTCTATCGCCAAACTGTGTATGTTTTTGCTGCAGTTTGAAGGCTCACCCAGCGCCAGTGAAGAACTTTTAATAAGTGGTTTTAACAACTtgcagtgtcaatgtctatgagcaagTGTAACCAGTAATTAGCCGGAccatctatttaaattaaataaataaaaggattATCATTaacgaaatttaataaaacccacaaaaatattcatattgtaaACACACGAAGTTATAGAACATCATTAACAAATTCTAAAGAAACTTATCTGAAACACAGACATGTAtatacgatataaataaaatattcatttaccgTCAACATCGATTCGTCAATAAACATGTTCACGATTTTATAAAACTGGCTGGATTGATAGCGGGAAGTATTTTAACGCCATCTTTGGACAAAGTTTTCACAAGAAAGTTTGGCAGCGTAATGAACAACCGCTTCTGGATCGTATGGACGCACAGCTTGATTACCTCATACGCTTCGACTTCCGATAAACCTGTTTAGATAAAATCAGTGCCGGCGTTAGGGGGAGGGGTCGTGAAGGGGCGACGGCTCGGGGCGCCAATTTGCGGGGGTGccaaactaaaaaataatatttgaaaaaaaagaaaaaaaaaaagaaaaggagcTACAAAACTTATTACGTCCACGTCGTTAGCTCTAGGTTACGCTGAAGGAAATATGAAATTCTTTgcacgagcacgagatgaattatatacacaaattaagcacatgaaaattcagtggtgcttgcccgggtttgaacccacgatcaactgttaagattcacgcgttttaaccactaggccatctctcaTCAGGCTTCtcgtaatatgataaaataaacttaattgttaactttttttcaatattgaattaaataatatgaaaatggaGCAACAGTACCGATTACGCTacgattcgattttgtttttgtaCACATTAACAGATAACATGCTATGACtatatataccttttatatTCACTCTTATATTTGACTGAGCTAATCTTGACATTTATATTAACTGTATAACTTCATGCTGAGTTATCCATATAAGTACTATTTATTAGAtatcataacaataaatacCAATGCTTAGTACTAAGTACCTATTGCTGTATATAGGTATAAAGGTGAGCTAGAGTAATTACAGATACTACGGATTACTCGCTGGCAGCAAATTTACCACCACAGTTgaggtttaatataataaagctaatgtttataataatatcctgggacattattcacacacggccctctgatcccaaactaaacagagcttgtactatggaaaccagacaactgatatactacatatactacttttcttttgtaaatacatacttatatagataattacacccacagtcaggacaaacagacatgttcatgcacacaaatgtctgtcctgggtggaaatcgaacccacaacctccggcgtgaaaggcaaatatctaccaaccacgccaacccccccccccccccccccgtcaATATAGACTCAATAATCACCTGTAAAACATGATGGTTATGTAACGGAACTATAAGAAATCAAACTTGTCAACTTACTtggtttataataatgattaagaaTTGAAATGCTGAATAGTCCGCCGAGACCATGAGCCGCGTACGGAACCTTCATGCAGGATGCCAAAAAGTCCATTGTGTACAACTGGCAGCCGTTATCATCGTCATATCCCGCAATTAACATGTTTAATATACGTGGATTCTGCATCAAAACGAACGATCTTACTTCTTTATTCTTACTATAATCAAGAGTCGCTGCTTTTAAAGActgaacttttttttgttttaatgtaggATTACTTAACTAAATTCAGCCTAATGGAGTCGATAAATCATCGTTGTAAATGCCTGTAATTATAGCTTACTATAGTcgctattatttgtttattttgtaaataatctgATGGtctttcttatattaataaataaaatatataacaaaaaaattgaacgctattacaattaattaatgttaggTACTTTGGTGAGGGCTTATTGCAGCCTTTTTTTGCACACCCACTTCTCTCTCTCTCACTTTTGCtgtttctctctctctctgtcaAAGTAAGTAAACAGTTCAGAGAAGACACAGTATTGTGTTACAAAGCAATCGCTATAGAGTTAAAGCGTTTAAAGTAAGGTTGTTAGTGGTTTTGCGATTATACTGGCGCGGTATTAGATTAGCTATACCAGCGGTACTAAATCTGCGACCCGCGGGCTGCATCGCCGCCGGGCTTTTCTTATTGGCCCGCCTGTTCTTACtttattttctcatattttaaatttcaaaggatTTTTTAACAcctaaatcaattaattttgaattgaattaagCAACTGCTTGTGGCCACGGACCCTGTAGTGTTTAAAATatcatgaaatgataaaaaaatatattaaaatatacgcgataaatCCCTTCacagttgtttaatttaatttgtaacaaccCCGAAAACAAAATTTTGCTTGCGGCCCGTGACACCGTGACTAGCACGTTTTTATGGTCTCTATAAAGAAAAGGCTAAGTATCGCTTGTATATACGATGCGTGTAACCGAGTAAGCATTGACCGTGCAATAAATACCAAATCTAATTTTGGTTATGTCGCAATTACTATACGAGTCA comes from the Nymphalis io chromosome 1, ilAglIoxx1.1, whole genome shotgun sequence genome and includes:
- the LOC126771483 gene encoding proteasome subunit beta type-2-like produces the protein MANTNLIIQCLLGIQCKEFTIIAADQMNTQSFIIMKDDADKIIEISEGLVIGVNGDAADTTQFTQYVDKNLQLYSMKNKYQLDTPAVVHFMRKSMADSLRDGNPRILNMLIAGYDDDNGCQLYTMDFLASCMKVPYAAHGLGGLFSISILNHYYKPSLSEVEAYEVIKLCVHTIQKRLFITLPNFLVKTLSKDGVKILPAINPASFIKS